A segment of the Bacteroides intestinalis DSM 17393 genome:
CTGTCTGTCCTTGTTTTAATGCCTTGGCGGCTTCGTTAAAGAAGTTGTTGGATACCACTATTTTTCGCATGTCCCAAAGATTGTTTCATAAGATAGACGGGCCGCATCTGCATCTGGCAAGCAAGCCAAATGATATACAGGTATATTGGTGAGTATAGCATTCAGTACTTCACAAATGGAATCATATAAAGATTCATCATAAGAAAAGGCTGGTGGACACGAAGGGTGTAATGAAGCATAGGCCTCTGCCACAGCCAGTCTTCTAATCTTATTGAACGGTGCTTGTGACAAACGGACACAGGCAGCAAGAGGATAACATTCTTTTTTATAACAAGGTGTTTTTCCGCTCCAAGGGCTACCCCATACCCATGGCTGTCCGTCTGTAATGCGGACAATGGGGCTGTCATCATTCAGTAGTGTGGCTTCTTCTATATTTTCACGCCATAAGCGTGTATGTGTACTTTTTCCTGTACCGCTTTCGCCCAGAAAGAGTACCGCTTTGCCCCGACATACAATTGTACTGGTGTGGATGGCGACCGTTTGATAAGGCACGGTCATCACGCCATAAGCCATCCAGCAGGCAAAACGTAGTAAACGCGGATCAAGGTTACCCTTTAGGTGGGCTGTATGTCCATTATTGTCTACCCATAGTTCCAGTGTTTCTCCCTCTGGAGGAGTAGATTCGAATATATACCCGTTGGTACAGGTTCCAAACCGATTTATGGTTCCGTTAATATCGATGCTGTAAAGAATCTCTTTCCAAGCTGGTATTTCACTGTCTACTAGAACGAAACGGAAAGTATCTTCATCTTTATTATTTACTTTGAATACTTCGAAGCCCGACATTCTGTCCATGGCATGCATTAATGTTTCGTTTTCTACCTTGATGCGATGTCCGGCAATTAAATAATCTTGTTCCATTTTCTTTATTTTTCTTTAGTATATGTATTTCCGCTGTCCAGATCAAATATCCGGTCACAAAAGGCGAGTGAACTTTCACGGTGGGCTATGATGACTATGGTAAGTTCATGGCGTTGATGAGAAAGTTCTTGCAAGGCATGGTTGATTTCTTGTTCCGTTCGATGGTCTAGTGCTGAAGTTGCTTCATCGAAGAATAGTATTTCCGCTTGTTTATATAGTGCACGGGCTATTCCTATCCGTTGTTTCTGTCCGCCGGACAACCGACTGCCAAATTCGCCTAAAGGCGTATCTAATCCTTGCGGTAGATGTTCTGCCCATTCTTTGAGCTGTGCCTGTTCCAAGGCGTTCATCACTTTTTTGTAATCCACCTGCACCTGTCCCAGGGCTATATTGGTGGCAAGAGTACCCTCTGTTATAAAAATCTCTTGTGGTACATAACCTGCCACTTTATACCATTCTTCCCGATTGTTAACTGTTAACCGTTTTCCGTCTATACGAATTTCCCCACTAATAGGTTCCAGGAATCCAAGCATCAGATTAAATAAAGTGGATTTGCCTGATCCGCTCGTACCTCGTATGCCTACGCATTCACCACGTTTGATATTCAAATTCAGGTCTCTAAAAAGTATATGGCCATCCGGAAAAGCAAAGCTTACACCACACAATTCAATACCTTGTCTGAAGGTGAAGGGAGATTCCGTTTCCATCTCTTTTTGCGGTATATCAGCAATTCCTTCGGCTACTATTTCTAGTGTGTACGAGGCGTTCTGGAGTGTCCCCCAATTATTCAAAATGCTTCGTATGGCAGGTAGTAGCCGGAAGGCTGCAACAGCAAATACGCCGCTCATCAGTCCGAGGTCTTCACGTCCTGCACCTATCAATAATGCTAATCCGCAGACTATAGCTATTTCCGATAAAAATAGCGGGAAAAGTTGGCATATTTCCATTCGCAAGCGATTTCGTGTTATAGATTCTATGCCTTGGTCGAAGAAGGAAATTGTGGTATGGAAAGCATGTGCTACTTCTAGTTCTGCAAAGCCACGAAAGGCTTCCACTACTGTTCGTAACTGCTTTCGGCGTGCTTCCAGTTCCTCTATGCCGTAACGACGTAGATGTTTTCGTACTAATCCTACATATCCTCCGGCCAATGGCAGGAATGCGGCACAGAGTAAGAGTCCTGCAATTGGTTCCCATATTACAAGTGCCGATATCATCAGTAGCACAAGCACCAAATCACTCACTATGCGAAAGACGGGTGCCAATACGCACAAACTGAATGTGTAACATACATAATTCACTTCGTGCCCCAGTTGCAGGCTACTCGTGCCTTTCAGGAAAAGTAATCCCCGGCGATAGTAATTCACAAACATTCTCCGGCTAAAATCTCGATATATATCTAGTAGAAAACGGCTTTGCATACGTGCCAGTAATATAACCAGCCCATTCTTTAGCATTACAAATAATAAAATTATACAGCATAGTGTCAGCATTTTCTCACGGCTACCATCGGGTTCCAGTATAGCTAGTAATACAGGGATCAGTGCAGCTACGCCTGCAAAATCGAGCAAAGCACGTAGCAGTACCATAAACATGACTGCTACACTACGTTTTTGCTGGCGTTCCGATAATAGTTTATATATCTTTTTGATCATAGTTGTAACAGGGCATAGTTTTGAAATAAATCCAACCACATCCCATAGCTAGTGATAGCAAGAAGATTACTGATAGAATTTTTATTTTCGAGGGAGAAACTGGACTAAGTGGAACAGTGGCAGGTTCAATGATAGCAAACACAGGGCGTTTCTTATATACCCTGATTTTGGCAAATTGCAATTGCTGTAATGTTTCGGTGTATTCTTTATAGGCAATATCTTTGGCTATTTGTAAATTGTATAACTCTTTTTGGTAAAGTTTGAGTGATAAGGATTGGTTGGCATCTGCGAAATGGGCATAAGTTTCTTGTGCTTCATAATATCTTTTGCGTGCTTGTTGATAGAGGTTTTCTGCATGCTCCAGATTTATACATTCTTTTTTAGTACGGTAATCTGAGACAAATTTTTGTAATTTAGCCATTACGCTATCCGCTACTGTTGCAGAAACAAGAGGATCCTGCATACGTATATGTAAAGTAACTGTTCTTTTTTTCTTATCTACATCCACATTGATTCTACTATTGATTGCGGCAGCTATAGCAATTTCGCGTTTGGAGAGATGGAAAATGTCTATGGTTTCGCCATGTTGGTGACTAGTAGGTTGTAGGTTGCTGGTATCGTTTGTCTCTTTTTCGCTAAAAATGGTGATTGGGAAGCTAATGATTTGTAATATGCCAACACGGATAGTATTCCACCAAGGTGAACGTTGGTGTGTGGACATATATTCGGATAGCGTTAATGTACTTAGTTCTTTATTGTTGGATAGTGTTATGGGTATGTCAAATAGTGATAGAAGGAAAGGGGTAGAACTAACAACCTCTGGATATAGGCTTGGAATGATAGCATCTTGTATCTTTTTGCCTCCGATACTCACTTCCGATGAGAAGCCTTCGTCTGTATCTATTTTTCCTGATGTACTTTCGGGTACAGTGTAAATGCTCGTTTCATATTCCTTGGGGATACTGATAAAGATTAGTATTCCGATGAGAAGTCCTACCATACTTGTTTTTAATAAAAACATTCTGGCATCCCATAATTTAAAAAGTAAGAGTATATAGTCCGTTTGGGTGGGATCGAGCATTTCTCTTTTCATAAATAATAATCAGAAAATTAGGCTGGGTGATTAAAAAAGGTGAGGCATAAGCCTCACCTTTTTGATAAGTAGCATTATTTAAGAGTAGTTCGATGAACTTATCTTGGTTAAGGATTATTCTTTAGTAATGCTTAAGAAAGTAATATCTGTAGCATTCAACTTTAGAGTATTGTTGTTGAATGTTTTTACACTTTGAGCTGGGCTAATGAACAATTTCACTACCTGGGTATTGCTACCAAATGTAGCATTTGAGCTTACACCTGAAGCAATTGTGAAGGCCTTCTTGAATTTGATTTCTTTTAACTGACTACCACCTGTGCAGCCTTTGAAAATGTCATTATCGAATGAAGTTGCTTCCATGAAATGTACGTACTCCAATGCTGTACAATTTTCGAATACTCCGAGAGGAACTGTTGTAGCACCTACATACATAATCTTCTTGCCATCTTCTGCTGCATCTGCTACACCATAAAGAGTCGTACATCCCTTGAAGGCTTCTTCACCGATTGTAGTTGCAAGAGTTAAATTCATTTCTTTCAATGCTGCACAGTTCATGAATGCTTGGCTTCCTACAGAAGTTGGTAAAACTTGTTGTCCATCTTTCAGAACTTTTTCCAGCGTAGAACATCCACTAAATGCATCAGCTGGAATAACAGTATTCTTGATATTGATTTCTGTTAATGCAACGCAATCCTTGAATGCAGCAGCACCATCTTCACGGAATTCGATAGCACCATTGATAGTTGTTAAAGCAGAGCAACCATTGAATGAGCTGGCACCTACTAACAGACCATCTTTAACAGTAACCGTTGTTAACAGGTTGTAATCACTAAGACTCAAACCTTTAGCCGGGAAAGCAGCACTCATTTGATCAACGCCAGACATATTCAAAGTTACGAGGCTTGCTTTCTTCAAAATCTGAGGATTGATAGTTTCGTCAGCAAATTTGTATGCTGGCATGATTACGTTAACTAAGTTAGTACTTGCATCAAATGCGTCTTTTGCAATTGTAGTTGCTTTCGGAAGATTGATGGTTTCCAAAGCTGTTAAGTTCTTGAATGTATTGGCAGGAATTGTTGCATTCTCTGTTAATTTGATTGAAGTTGCTGCTGTAAATCCTTTCAATGTAGCCAATTCCTCAGTAGTTAATTCAACTTTGGAAATGATGTTTGTAAACTGATTAAGATCATATTCCTGTTCTGTGCCGTCATTCCATTTTACTTTATTCTTACTAGCATTAAAGATTTGAGAGAACGCTCCTTTGTTGACAATCAAAGTGCGGGCACCAACAGTGTTTGTTACCAAATAAGGGAATGAATTGATGTCCAGAGTAGTAGGATTACCACCAATAAATTTGTTATTCATTGTAGATGGCCAGTTTGCATCGGTCTCAACTGTCTTAGGAAGATCAATATGCTCAAAAGAAAACTTCATTAACATCGTTTCTTTAACTCCAGCATCCTTGAAGGCTTTACGATCAATCTTATTGATAGCCATGTATGCAATATTGCCATCCTTAAATTCAAGACCTGTACCACTTTGCAGTTGCAGTTTTATTTCTTGAGCAGCATCGTTAATATCACTTGCCATATCAGTAATATCACCACCATCTGCTTTCACTAGTTTAGATTCTTCCGGCTTTTCGCTATTATAGAGGTAGTGAGCATTAGAACCATAATCTATGTAAGAAGGTGCAATATCTTCTGGGTCAGTGCTACTACCATTATTGTCTGCATCATATCCTTTTGCAGTCAATGTGATAGATTTAAGTTTACCAAAAATATTAGCATATTCTTCATCAATTCCACTAGTTCTGAATACTACGGCAGTAAACGGACGGATGAAATTCAAATCAATTTTCTCACCTACAGCATCGTAAGAGTTTTCTTTAACAGCTGTGGTATGAGAAATCATCATGATTTTCTTTGTAACATCTTGCCCATCAAGAGTTAATTGGTCTTGATCGTTCAATGTTGGTAGATTTGAGAATTCATATTTATCATTTGCTGCTAAAGTTACAGTGGCAGGATAAGTGGCTATGAACTGTGATTTAAACTGTTCGTTAGTAGGATCATTCCAGTTTTTTTCTCCTGGCTCCCATTGGAAATCCAAGATGTTATCATCTTGATAAGCAGTAAATACACCATTAGCTTTGGATTGTGTAGCTTTGTATTTAACAACTTTAGTCTTATCCCAAGCTGTAGTCTCATTAGCGTTAGTAGCACCTGTGGTATTTGTACTCCAAATACTAATTTGATCTTTTTCTGCATACCAGAAGAAGTTATGTATGCCTGAAACGTCATCATATGCCAAATCTCCTCTTGTAGTCGGTGTTTCTACTAATGCACCTTCAAAAGAGATTCCTTTGGTAGCTTCTTTTTGTCCGGAGATTGAATCTATTTCGTTCTCTGCACAACTTGCAGCTAAGGCTAGTATGCCTGCGCAAAATAAAATTTTTTTCATCTGCATTCTTTTTAAATGTTTTTTTTATTTAGATTGTTTTGTTTATAATGCTTAGATGCACGAAACAACAAGGATAAGTATTATTACTGTCTGGAACAGGGTATATCATTGTTTGAATCGTGCGTATAGAAGCCATTATAAAAATTGTTTCATTGAAGTAGTATTACCTAAAATGGATCTTCGCCACCACCAGGCACATCGCCGCTTGGTCCAAAACCTGCTTCTACTTCCACTTCCAGGACTTCCACTTCTGGAGCCTCATACTTCATTTCCTTTTCTACTTTCATACTTACAAATAATTTAATTGTTAATAATATCAATATGTTATTCTCATCATTCTATAACCGGATTTATTCTTGCAGAACTTTACTATTCCTACTTTATAAATAAGCATAGCAAACCGCCTTTTCAGCCTGCAAAGTAAGAAACAAATTTCCTAAATATATTTTTAGTGTATTTCGTTGAATATCTGGATACTAATAATAAGTAAGAGGAGAAAATAGGGAAAGAATAGAATTTCCAAGAAATAGTATTAAACGATGTATAGGTTTAGTAATTAAGTAGTTGTGCCATTGATAGTTAATGGCATTTCAAACTATTTATATATATTGGCACTTTATTCTGGCACCATATTATATAGCAATATAATATGGTAACATGCTTATTTTCAAAACATAACGAGGTAGCCAAACGAGAAAACTCCTATTGCTACAAATTGAGTTAGCACCATTATCAGACACCGGCAATAAAAATCTTATTTACAGCTAAGTAAATAATTCCTTCGGTGACTCTTGGAGAGAAGACTCTCGATAATAATCAACTAACGCAATAAGGGAACCAAACCGTACCTGGACCGAGTCAAGTCCATACCAGATCCGTACTTGCTCCGTATAAAAGTACCTCTACATGGAGCTGGTACGGACTTGACATAGACTTGGTACGGAGCAAGACATACACATGTATGTGTAAAAGGGCACTCTTTTTCTTAAGACTCTAAGCTAGGATAGCTTTTTCTTTTTTCAGTAACCGGACGAAATCAGTCATCAGTTCTTTACTCGATGCTCTCATATAGCGCTGAAATGCTTGGAAAGAACGATGTCCGGAAAGCGACATCACGTAGTTAATCGGATAGCCACGTTTATAAAGATTGGTCACACAACTTCTTCTGGCCGTATGGA
Coding sequences within it:
- a CDS encoding ABC transporter ATP-binding protein; the protein is MIKKIYKLLSERQQKRSVAVMFMVLLRALLDFAGVAALIPVLLAILEPDGSREKMLTLCCIILLFVMLKNGLVILLARMQSRFLLDIYRDFSRRMFVNYYRRGLLFLKGTSSLQLGHEVNYVCYTFSLCVLAPVFRIVSDLVLVLLMISALVIWEPIAGLLLCAAFLPLAGGYVGLVRKHLRRYGIEELEARRKQLRTVVEAFRGFAELEVAHAFHTTISFFDQGIESITRNRLRMEICQLFPLFLSEIAIVCGLALLIGAGREDLGLMSGVFAVAAFRLLPAIRSILNNWGTLQNASYTLEIVAEGIADIPQKEMETESPFTFRQGIELCGVSFAFPDGHILFRDLNLNIKRGECVGIRGTSGSGKSTLFNLMLGFLEPISGEIRIDGKRLTVNNREEWYKVAGYVPQEIFITEGTLATNIALGQVQVDYKKVMNALEQAQLKEWAEHLPQGLDTPLGEFGSRLSGGQKQRIGIARALYKQAEILFFDEATSALDHRTEQEINHALQELSHQRHELTIVIIAHRESSLAFCDRIFDLDSGNTYTKEK
- a CDS encoding leucine-rich repeat protein; protein product: MKKILFCAGILALAASCAENEIDSISGQKEATKGISFEGALVETPTTRGDLAYDDVSGIHNFFWYAEKDQISIWSTNTTGATNANETTAWDKTKVVKYKATQSKANGVFTAYQDDNILDFQWEPGEKNWNDPTNEQFKSQFIATYPATVTLAANDKYEFSNLPTLNDQDQLTLDGQDVTKKIMMISHTTAVKENSYDAVGEKIDLNFIRPFTAVVFRTSGIDEEYANIFGKLKSITLTAKGYDADNNGSSTDPEDIAPSYIDYGSNAHYLYNSEKPEESKLVKADGGDITDMASDINDAAQEIKLQLQSGTGLEFKDGNIAYMAINKIDRKAFKDAGVKETMLMKFSFEHIDLPKTVETDANWPSTMNNKFIGGNPTTLDINSFPYLVTNTVGARTLIVNKGAFSQIFNASKNKVKWNDGTEQEYDLNQFTNIISKVELTTEELATLKGFTAATSIKLTENATIPANTFKNLTALETINLPKATTIAKDAFDASTNLVNVIMPAYKFADETINPQILKKASLVTLNMSGVDQMSAAFPAKGLSLSDYNLLTTVTVKDGLLVGASSFNGCSALTTINGAIEFREDGAAAFKDCVALTEINIKNTVIPADAFSGCSTLEKVLKDGQQVLPTSVGSQAFMNCAALKEMNLTLATTIGEEAFKGCTTLYGVADAAEDGKKIMYVGATTVPLGVFENCTALEYVHFMEATSFDNDIFKGCTGGSQLKEIKFKKAFTIASGVSSNATFGSNTQVVKLFISPAQSVKTFNNNTLKLNATDITFLSITKE